The following are encoded in a window of bacterium genomic DNA:
- a CDS encoding lipase maturation factor family protein — protein sequence MEGTDEFVKTSSYNFARWLFIRLLAVIYFIAFVSLWTQITGLIGDQGILPVQDFLRLVRQNFDVERYRLLPSVFWLNATNTSLHLVCGAGALFSCCLFFGWMSTPALFLLWLLYLSLTAVCREFLSFQWDVLLIETGFLAIFLNPPQFRFRDPKNSPYRKEILWLFWWLLFRLLFSSGVVKLTSGDPAWKDLTAMQYHYETQPLPTWIGWYVHQLPRWFDVITTALMFVIELGFCFLLFLPRKWRLIGSCGIAMLQLVILLTGNYCFFNLLTIALCLLAVDDRFWPARWLKTAPSENTKQRSWPRWFVVPLSIFLALLSFIPLIGSFRMGINWPEPLLKTYGFTQSFFLVNRYGLFAVMTKTRFEIILEGSNDRSDWKAYEFKYKPGDPERRPAFVEPHQPRLDWQMWFAALETYQSNRWFISFCYRLLEGSQPVLSLLAKNPFPENPPLYLRASLYEYRFADFAMKERHQTWWRREFKGEYCPVLSLERE from the coding sequence ATGGAAGGTACTGATGAGTTTGTAAAGACCTCATCGTACAACTTTGCGCGCTGGTTATTTATTCGACTTCTGGCGGTCATCTACTTTATCGCCTTTGTCTCTTTGTGGACTCAAATCACCGGTCTGATCGGAGATCAGGGCATTCTGCCGGTGCAGGATTTCTTGCGATTGGTACGCCAGAACTTCGACGTAGAAAGATACCGGTTACTCCCTTCGGTCTTCTGGCTGAACGCGACCAATACATCTCTTCATCTGGTTTGTGGTGCGGGTGCGCTCTTTTCTTGTTGTTTGTTTTTCGGATGGATGTCGACACCTGCGCTCTTTCTATTGTGGCTCTTGTATCTTTCGTTAACTGCCGTATGTCGCGAGTTCTTATCGTTTCAGTGGGATGTTTTGTTGATCGAAACCGGTTTCCTTGCCATATTTCTTAACCCTCCGCAGTTTCGCTTTCGCGATCCTAAGAATTCACCGTATAGAAAAGAGATTTTATGGCTGTTTTGGTGGCTCCTATTCCGGTTACTGTTTTCCTCCGGTGTCGTTAAGCTCACCAGTGGCGACCCTGCATGGAAGGATCTGACTGCAATGCAATACCATTATGAAACTCAACCGCTTCCTACATGGATCGGTTGGTATGTACATCAACTTCCCCGGTGGTTTGATGTGATAACTACCGCCCTGATGTTCGTGATCGAATTAGGGTTTTGCTTTCTTCTGTTTCTGCCGCGAAAGTGGCGTCTGATCGGAAGCTGCGGAATTGCGATGCTTCAACTCGTGATCCTGCTGACCGGCAACTATTGTTTTTTCAATCTGCTGACGATTGCGTTGTGCTTGCTTGCTGTTGACGACCGCTTTTGGCCGGCGCGATGGTTGAAAACGGCTCCATCCGAAAATACAAAACAACGATCCTGGCCCCGCTGGTTTGTTGTCCCGCTGAGCATTTTTCTAGCCCTGCTCTCTTTCATTCCACTGATTGGTTCGTTTCGTATGGGAATCAACTGGCCGGAACCACTCCTTAAAACTTACGGATTCACGCAATCCTTCTTCCTTGTGAACCGCTATGGCCTGTTTGCTGTGATGACAAAAACACGGTTCGAAATCATTCTGGAAGGAAGCAATGACCGGTCCGACTGGAAGGCTTATGAATTCAAATACAAGCCTGGGGATCCTGAAAGGCGTCCGGCATTTGTGGAGCCGCATCAGCCCAGGCTCGATTGGCAAATGTGGTTTGCCGCTCTGGAAACATATCAAAGCAACCGATGGTTTATTTCGTTTTGTTACAGATTGCTGGAAGGATCGCAACCGGTATTATCTCTGCTTGCAAAAAATCCATTTCCCGAAAACCCGCCGCTGTATTTGCGCGCGAGTTTGTATGAGTATCGCTTCGCAGATTTTGCAATGAAAGAGAGACATCAAACATGGTGGAGACGCGAATTCAAGGGAGAATATTGCCCGGTGCTCTCCTTAGAACGCGAATAA